From one Comamonas piscis genomic stretch:
- a CDS encoding DNA topoisomerase III, producing MSKTLVIAEKPSVAQDIVRALTPVAGQFAKHDDYFEADTFIVTSAVGHLVEIQAPEEFDVKRGKWSFAHLPVIPPYFELKPVDKTKTRLNAVVKLAKRKDVTALINACDAGREGELIFRLIEQYAGGAKGGLGKPIQRLWLQSMTPQAIRDGFNKLRSDNQMLGLADAARSRSEADWLVGINGTRAMTAFNSRDGGFFLTTVGRVQTPTLSLVVEREEKIRKFVSRNYWEIHGEFNAQAGAYPGKWFNPAWKKSDDVEARADRVWSQQEAQAIADAVRGKPATVTEESRPTTQASPLLFDLTSLQREANSKFGFSAKTTLALAQALYERHKALTYPRTDSRALPEDYLPVAQQTFEMLAHSNMQQLAPFAQQAIGSNYIRANKRIFDNSKVSDHFAIIPTTQAPGALSEAEHKLYTLVVRRFMAVFFPSAEHQVTTRVSQIEQYHFKTEGKVLVKPGWLAIYGKEAAHEVEDAKEGDKGQNLVPVQPGEKPTADPVDPKGLKTKPPARYSEATLLGAMESAGKQIDDDELREAMQEKGLGTPATRAAIIEGLLTEKYMLREGRELIPTAKAFQLMTLLRGLQVEELSRADLTGEWEYKLAQMEKGQLSREAFMAEIQTMTERLVKKAKEYDRDTIPGDYATLTAPCPNCGGVVKENYRRYTCTGVGGAGEGCGFSFTKSPAGRTFEAGEADQLLRDRKLGPLDGFRSKAGWPFAAEVAIVRDEDNNNFKFEFLFDDKADEESGELVDFGSQNTLGACPKCGAPVFEHGANYVCSKAVPTAQQATPSCDFKSGQIILQQPIERDQMVKLLATGKTDLLDKFVSNRTRRSFKAFLAWDKEAGKVNFEFEPRDSKFPPRKGAATKTATKTATKTASKTGAKAVKATKTATKTAAKTATKTAAKTPRKVAATLTPSPALAAVIGGEATSRPEVIKKLWDYIKANGLQDAKDKRAINADAKLQPLFGKDQISMFEIAGIVGKHVS from the coding sequence ATGTCCAAGACCCTGGTCATTGCAGAAAAGCCGTCCGTTGCACAAGACATTGTTCGTGCACTGACGCCGGTGGCAGGCCAATTTGCCAAACACGACGACTACTTTGAAGCCGATACCTTCATCGTGACGAGCGCGGTGGGTCACCTAGTGGAGATCCAGGCGCCAGAAGAATTCGATGTCAAGCGCGGCAAGTGGAGCTTTGCGCACCTGCCCGTGATCCCGCCGTACTTTGAGTTGAAGCCGGTCGACAAGACCAAGACCCGGCTGAACGCCGTCGTCAAGCTGGCCAAGCGCAAGGATGTGACCGCGCTGATCAATGCCTGTGACGCGGGCCGCGAAGGTGAGCTGATCTTCCGCCTGATTGAGCAATACGCCGGCGGCGCCAAGGGCGGCCTGGGCAAGCCGATCCAGCGCCTGTGGCTGCAGTCGATGACGCCGCAAGCCATCCGCGACGGCTTCAACAAGCTGCGCTCCGATAACCAGATGCTGGGCCTGGCTGATGCCGCCCGCAGCCGCTCCGAAGCCGACTGGCTGGTGGGTATCAACGGCACGCGGGCGATGACCGCGTTCAACTCGCGCGATGGCGGGTTCTTCTTGACCACCGTGGGCCGCGTGCAAACGCCCACTCTGTCTTTGGTCGTCGAACGCGAAGAGAAAATCCGTAAATTCGTCAGCCGCAATTACTGGGAAATCCACGGCGAGTTCAACGCCCAGGCCGGCGCCTACCCCGGCAAGTGGTTCAACCCTGCGTGGAAGAAAAGCGACGACGTCGAGGCCCGCGCCGACCGCGTCTGGAGCCAGCAAGAAGCCCAGGCGATTGCCGATGCCGTGCGCGGCAAACCGGCCACCGTGACTGAAGAGTCCAGGCCCACGACCCAGGCATCGCCGCTGCTGTTTGACCTGACCAGCCTGCAGCGCGAGGCCAACAGCAAGTTCGGCTTCTCGGCCAAGACCACCTTGGCGCTGGCCCAGGCGCTGTATGAGCGCCACAAGGCGCTGACCTACCCGCGTACCGATTCGCGCGCGCTGCCCGAGGACTACCTGCCCGTCGCGCAGCAAACCTTCGAGATGCTGGCCCACAGCAATATGCAGCAGCTCGCGCCATTTGCGCAGCAGGCCATTGGCTCCAACTACATCCGCGCCAACAAGCGCATTTTTGACAACAGCAAGGTGTCGGATCACTTTGCGATCATCCCGACCACGCAGGCGCCCGGCGCCTTGAGCGAGGCCGAGCACAAGCTCTACACCCTGGTGGTGCGCCGCTTCATGGCCGTGTTCTTCCCCAGTGCCGAGCACCAGGTCACCACGCGGGTCAGCCAGATTGAGCAATATCACTTCAAGACCGAAGGCAAGGTGCTGGTCAAGCCCGGTTGGCTGGCCATCTACGGCAAGGAAGCGGCCCACGAGGTGGAAGACGCCAAGGAAGGCGACAAGGGCCAGAACCTGGTGCCGGTGCAGCCGGGCGAGAAGCCCACGGCCGATCCGGTCGACCCCAAGGGCCTGAAGACCAAGCCGCCCGCCCGCTACTCGGAAGCGACCCTGCTGGGCGCGATGGAAAGTGCCGGCAAGCAGATCGACGACGACGAGCTGCGCGAAGCCATGCAGGAAAAAGGCCTGGGCACGCCAGCCACGCGCGCGGCCATCATCGAAGGCCTGCTGACCGAAAAGTACATGCTGCGCGAAGGCCGCGAGCTGATCCCCACGGCCAAGGCCTTCCAGCTGATGACCTTGCTGCGCGGTCTGCAAGTGGAAGAGCTCTCGCGCGCCGACCTGACCGGCGAGTGGGAGTACAAGCTCGCGCAAATGGAAAAGGGCCAGCTCTCGCGCGAAGCCTTCATGGCCGAGATCCAGACCATGACCGAGCGCTTGGTGAAAAAGGCCAAGGAATACGACCGCGACACCATCCCCGGCGACTACGCCACCCTGACTGCGCCTTGCCCCAACTGCGGCGGCGTGGTCAAGGAAAACTACCGCCGCTACACCTGCACGGGCGTGGGCGGCGCGGGCGAGGGCTGCGGCTTCTCGTTCACCAAATCGCCTGCGGGCCGCACCTTTGAGGCCGGCGAGGCCGACCAGCTGCTGCGCGACCGCAAGCTGGGCCCGCTCGATGGCTTCCGCTCCAAGGCCGGCTGGCCCTTTGCCGCCGAAGTGGCCATCGTGCGCGACGAGGACAACAACAACTTCAAGTTCGAGTTCCTATTCGACGACAAGGCCGATGAAGAATCGGGCGAGCTGGTGGACTTTGGCAGCCAGAACACCTTGGGCGCCTGCCCCAAGTGCGGCGCGCCAGTGTTCGAGCATGGTGCCAACTATGTCTGCAGCAAAGCCGTGCCTACCGCCCAGCAAGCCACGCCGAGCTGCGACTTCAAGAGCGGCCAGATCATCCTGCAGCAGCCCATCGAGCGCGACCAGATGGTCAAGCTGCTGGCGACTGGCAAGACCGACCTGCTCGACAAGTTTGTCTCCAACCGCACGCGCCGCAGCTTCAAGGCCTTCCTGGCCTGGGACAAGGAAGCCGGCAAGGTGAACTTCGAGTTCGAACCACGCGACAGCAAGTTCCCGCCGCGCAAAGGCGCTGCCACCAAGACGGCAACCAAAACCGCGACGAAGACCGCCAGCAAGACCGGCGCCAAGGCCGTGAAGGCTACCAAGACCGCCACCAAAACGGCAGCCAAGACGGCGACCAAGACAGCCGCCAAAACGCCGCGCAAAGTGGCAGCCACCTTGACCCCGAGCCCCGCGCTGGCCGCCGTGATTGGTGGCGAAGCCACCTCGCGCCCGGAGGTCATCAAAAAGCTCTGGGACTACATCAAGGCCAACGGCCTGCAGGACGCCAAGGACAAGCGCGCCATCAACGCCGATGCCAAACTGCAGCCGCTGTTTGGCAAGGACCAGATCAGCATGTTCGAGATCGCCGGCATCGTCGGCAAGCATGTGAGCTGA
- a CDS encoding SET domain-containing protein, translated as MQDIAEGEVIVEYAGKVISYEESQRRHPHDPAHPNHTFFFQIDGDRVIDGGDGGNSARWINHSCEPNCFAEEVDDRIFISALRNISAGEELGYDYGLIIEERYTAKLKADYACRCGAAECRGTMLAPKRGWKPKVPASDLPEPVLPKKRKAKAAPVDAAKPAKAEKQKAKAAVKASDKALSKAKDKDKKKSDKKAKTDKKNKGQKAAKAGA; from the coding sequence TTGCAGGATATCGCAGAAGGCGAAGTCATTGTCGAATATGCGGGCAAGGTCATCAGCTACGAAGAAAGCCAGCGCCGCCACCCGCATGATCCGGCGCATCCGAACCACACTTTCTTTTTCCAGATCGATGGCGACCGGGTGATTGATGGGGGTGACGGCGGCAATTCGGCGCGCTGGATCAACCACAGCTGCGAGCCCAACTGCTTTGCGGAAGAGGTGGACGACCGCATCTTTATCAGCGCGTTGCGCAATATCAGTGCTGGCGAGGAGCTGGGCTACGACTACGGCCTGATCATCGAGGAGCGCTACACCGCCAAGCTCAAGGCCGACTACGCCTGCCGCTGCGGCGCGGCTGAATGCCGCGGCACGATGCTGGCGCCCAAGCGCGGCTGGAAACCCAAGGTGCCCGCATCGGATCTGCCCGAGCCGGTCTTGCCCAAAAAGCGCAAGGCCAAGGCGGCTCCCGTCGATGCGGCGAAGCCTGCCAAAGCGGAAAAGCAGAAGGCCAAGGCCGCAGTCAAGGCCTCAGACAAGGCTCTGAGCAAGGCCAAGGACAAAGACAAGAAAAAGAGCGACAAAAAAGCCAAGACCGACAAAAAGAACAAGGGCCAGAAGGCCGCCAAGGCAGGCGCATGA
- a CDS encoding biotin--[acetyl-CoA-carboxylase] ligase, producing MSEEQNTPIRWPAEAIWEAVEPLLPGFTIEVLPSIDSTNTELMRRARAGRQEPILLVAEQQTAGRGRMGKPWRSESGASLLMSLGLPLAPADWSGLSLAVGVSVAQSLQPQLPEAGSSTPTIGLKWPNDLWLTGDHKLAGILVETASFVAARSQAGDGQQQSERYVVIGIGINVRAPDADGLSTVPGSLQLLDDRWDAPQALQAVVPPLVAAIQAFAHQGFAPLQAAYAARDALAGRELGLSDGTAGLALGVAADGALRVQTAAGVVDVTSSEVSVRPKASAA from the coding sequence ATGAGCGAGGAACAGAACACGCCCATCCGCTGGCCGGCAGAAGCGATCTGGGAGGCGGTGGAGCCGCTGCTGCCGGGCTTCACGATCGAGGTGCTGCCCAGCATTGACTCGACCAACACCGAACTGATGCGCCGCGCCCGCGCGGGCCGGCAAGAGCCCATCTTGCTGGTGGCCGAGCAGCAAACGGCAGGGCGTGGCCGCATGGGCAAGCCCTGGCGCAGCGAGAGCGGTGCATCGCTGCTGATGTCGCTGGGTCTGCCGCTGGCGCCGGCCGACTGGTCGGGCCTGTCGTTGGCCGTCGGTGTGTCCGTCGCGCAAAGCCTGCAGCCCCAACTGCCCGAAGCCGGCTCCAGCACGCCGACCATTGGCCTCAAATGGCCCAATGACCTGTGGCTGACCGGCGACCACAAGCTGGCCGGCATTCTGGTGGAGACCGCCAGCTTTGTCGCGGCCCGCAGCCAGGCCGGCGATGGCCAGCAGCAATCTGAACGCTATGTGGTGATTGGCATTGGCATCAATGTGCGGGCACCCGATGCGGATGGTTTGTCCACCGTACCAGGCAGCTTGCAGCTGCTGGATGACCGCTGGGATGCGCCCCAGGCACTGCAGGCGGTGGTGCCGCCGCTGGTGGCCGCCATCCAAGCCTTTGCGCACCAGGGCTTTGCACCGCTGCAGGCCGCCTATGCTGCCCGCGATGCACTGGCCGGCCGTGAGCTGGGACTGAGCGATGGCACGGCTGGTTTGGCACTGGGCGTGGCTGCTGATGGCGCTTTGCGGGTGCAGACCGCCGCTGGCGTGGTGGATGTGACTAGCTCGGAAGTCAGCGTGCGGCCCAAGGCCAGCGCGGCCTGA
- a CDS encoding SPOR domain-containing protein codes for MIRFAIVLLLLANAGYYAFSQGMLRSLGWAPDNPSEPERVQQQVKPEALRILSAQEAKEAQQQARTVPAEPAPALAPVAAPVAEPAAVAAAEPATDNADKTVAAEADKLAAKAADKPAEKPAEKPEKPEKKECLVAGSFDAKQVEALRLQLAKLPDGSWRLDSSTSAGRWMVYVGKFNSQEALDTRRDELRALDVSTDRARVASLEPGISLGRFSSEEAAERHLATVGKKGVSGAKVVVERPETVSYNLRLPKLDAATKKRVQSWHVMDGKELRSCS; via the coding sequence ATGATTCGTTTTGCCATCGTGCTGCTGCTGCTGGCCAATGCCGGCTACTACGCCTTCTCGCAAGGCATGCTGCGCAGCCTGGGCTGGGCGCCGGATAACCCCTCCGAGCCCGAGCGGGTGCAGCAGCAGGTCAAGCCCGAGGCCCTGCGCATTCTGAGCGCGCAAGAAGCCAAGGAGGCCCAGCAGCAGGCCCGCACCGTGCCTGCCGAGCCTGCACCAGCGCTAGCACCGGTGGCCGCCCCCGTCGCCGAGCCCGCCGCTGTGGCAGCTGCGGAGCCAGCTACCGACAATGCAGACAAAACGGTAGCTGCCGAGGCCGACAAACTGGCGGCCAAGGCGGCAGACAAGCCCGCCGAGAAGCCGGCAGAAAAACCCGAAAAACCCGAGAAAAAAGAATGCCTGGTCGCCGGCAGTTTTGATGCCAAGCAGGTCGAGGCTTTGCGTCTGCAGCTGGCCAAGTTGCCTGACGGAAGCTGGCGCCTGGACAGCAGCACCAGCGCGGGCCGCTGGATGGTCTATGTCGGCAAGTTCAACAGCCAGGAGGCGCTCGATACCCGCCGCGATGAGCTGCGTGCGCTGGATGTCAGCACCGACCGGGCGCGCGTCGCCAGTCTGGAGCCGGGCATATCACTGGGCCGTTTCTCCAGCGAAGAGGCCGCCGAGCGCCATCTGGCGACGGTTGGCAAAAAAGGTGTGAGCGGCGCCAAGGTGGTGGTCGAGCGGCCCGAGACCGTCAGCTACAACCTGCGCCTGCCCAAGCTGGATGCGGCCACCAAGAAGCGCGTGCAAAGCTGGCATGTGATGGACGGTAAGGAGCTGCGCAGCTGCTCCTGA